Proteins found in one Choristoneura fumiferana chromosome 16, NRCan_CFum_1, whole genome shotgun sequence genomic segment:
- the LOC141436325 gene encoding SRR1-like protein isoform X1, whose product MSKKQFDCDGFEIVPSKRNSKNKQTKIPSKDSKFSEQDTFINIDKTIKRINSAVDDLRASNYLEHFLKSVSTVLSSRKLEAIVCFGLGHIGECNISRYQLALLLCLRDSFECHKVLVHDPVFYKTECSVLKQLGFDVIPENSEGGYVISKQHVTLVYFPHCPKQLTNNFLWSNWSTDLEHCILICNSFTSMIENHPERILKETVPYICKINPYASEITLENNFIYTDIFNDTSIHHFPKENLKNTESEFWSKGDKPTYENTEEFITALMVEKLNI is encoded by the exons atgtcaaaaaaacaatTCGACTGCGATGGTTTTGAAATAGTTCCCTCAAAGcgaaattctaaaaataaacaaacaaaaatacctTCTAAGGACTCCAAGTTTAGCGAACAAGATACATTTATAAATATCGATAAAACcataaa GCGAATCAATTCAGCTGTGGATGATTTGAGAGCCTCTAATTATTTGGAACACTTTCTTAAATCAGTGAGTACAGTATTAAGTAGCAGGAAATTGGAAGCAATCGTCTGTTTTGGGCTAGGACACATCGGGGAGTGCAATATCTCAAGATATCAACTCGCGTTATTATTGTGTTTACGAGACTCCTTTGAATGTCATAAAGTCCTGGTACACGATCCTGTGTTTTACAAGACTGAATGTTCCGTCTTAAAACAGTTAGGTTTTGATGTTATACCGGAAAATAGTGAAGGTGGTTATGTAATATCAAAACAACATGTTACTCTTGTCTACTTTCCACATTGTCCAAAACAACTAACTAATAACTTTCTTTGGAGTAACTGGAGCACAGATTTGGAGCATTGCATCCTAATTTGCAATAGTTTTACTTCTATGATCGAAAACCATCCCGAGAGAATCTTAAAGGAAACAGTCCCATACATTTGTAAAATTAATCCATATGCTTCTGAAATCACATTGGAAAACAATTTTATCTACACAGATATATTTAATGATACTTCTATCCATCATTTTCCAAaagaaaacttgaaaaacaCAGAATCTGAATTTTGGAGTAAAGGCGATAAACCAACTTATGAGAATACTGAGGAATTTATAACAGCTCTTATGGTAGAAAagttaaacatttaa
- the LOC141436325 gene encoding protein FMC1 homolog isoform X3 produces the protein MASITSKPVLVTLRQLLSEIRKQSSTKKLAENQMARFILGQYRKYQTTDQQLCKAIDEMHFKAKSYYDYLHHSRRYKEINVEFKGKGERSVSETARMVGFKLPHDPKP, from the coding sequence ATGGCATCTATAACGTCAAAGCCTGTTCTTGTAACCTTACGGCAATTACTGTCCGAGATCCGGAAGCAAAGCTCAACGAAAAAGCTAGCGGAAAATCAAATGGCCAGGTTCATTTTGGGTCAGTATCGTAAATATCAGACAACGGACCAACAGCTCTGCAAAGCTATCGACGAAATGCACTTCAAAGCAAAAAGTTACTATGATTACTTGCACCACTCAAGGAGATACAAGGAAATTAACGTTGAATTTAAGGGTAAAGGTGAAAGGAGCGTTAGCGAGACGGCTAGAATGGTTGGCTTCAAACTGCCACATGATCCGAAACCTTAA